The Cellulomonas oligotrophica sequence GCCACACCCCCTGCGGGTGGACGGTGATCCCGTTGTACTGCGCCGTCGACGTCAGGCTCGCGGTGCTGAACGTCACGCCGGACACCTGCTCGCCGGCCGGCATCTGCGACGTGGGGGCACCCGCGACGTCGGTCACCGCGAGGCCCGTGCGCGCCCAGTCCAGCGCCCGCGAGTACCGGCGGTCACGCATCGCCAACCAGGACCACGTCGCCGGGTCCAGCGGCACGGGGTCACGGTTGATCTCGACGCCGTCGTTGGTACCGGTCCAGAACCAGCCCGACGCCGGCTCCCACATCCGCGCCACGAAGGCCCGGGCGTGGGCCTCGGCACGCGACCAGGCGCGGTCACGGGTCACCGTGCGCAGCATCGAGAAGAACGCGACGCAGTCCACGTTGTGCTCCGTGGATCCGTTGGGGACGGGCTCGTCGGCGCCGTTGCGCCCGAACGAGAACCCGCCGAGCGGCTGCGTCGACCACGTGTTCGCCGTGATCCACTCCCCGATGCGCACCGCGGCGTCCTTGTAGCGACGATCACGCGTGCGCCTGTAGAGCTGGAGCAGGGCGATCCCGGGCCAGGCCATGTCACCGACCGCCGTGCCGAGGAACCCGAACTGCCAGCCGATGTTCGCGGTGCCGTCGGGCTGGACGAACCCGTGCGGCTGCGGGTTGCCGTCGTAGAACGTGTACGGGCCGACGTTGTAGCCCTGGCGCAGGCGTCCGTCGTCGTGCACGGGGTCGTGCTCCTGGGCGTAGACGAGGCCGTCGCCGAGCACGCGCGCGGTCGCGAGCGTCGAGCGCCGCCCGTCGGCGAGCAGCGCGAGCACCGCCAGCGCCGTGTCGTAGACGAACGCGGTGCTGAACAGCCCCAGCTCGTCGGTGTAGCTCTGCGCCAGGCGCGGCCCGGTGTTGATCGTCGGGTACGCGTCCGTCGCCGCCTGGAGGAACGCCAGCGCCGCCCGCTCGGAGCGGGCCCCGCCGTGGTGCGAGCCGCCCGCCAGGACGGGTCCGGGCAGGCGCGCGGGCGCCGCCGCGGCGGCAGCGCTCCCACCGGCTGCCACCGCGGCGGTCGCACCGGTGATCGCCAGGAAGGTCCGGCGGGCCAGCGGGCGCGCCTCGTGCCGTGGTGCGTGGTCGTCGTGCGGCCGGGAGTTCGTGGCTGCGGTCATCGCAAGTCCCCTCGCTGCGTGGTCGGGCCGCGACGCTGCGACCCGCGCTCAGCGTAGGGACTGCAGCAGACCGCCGGAAGGCTCGCCCGGGCCTCCCCTGCAGGGCGCTCCTGGGAACCGCGGTGGACAGGGCGGGCGGCGCGCGACGCTCCTTCGTCGTGGCCGGGTTTCGCTCCTGTTGCGCCTTGCTGTTGGGGCGCCTGGTTTGTGCGCCTGTTTCGGTTATCACCGATGGTCCCGGAAGAGGCGCTCGAGGATCCGCGAGAGCGACGAGCCGCGGGCGGGGCTCTCCGCCCGACCGGTCACGCGTCCGCCCCGCCGGCACCTCGCGCAGCCCCGGAGGTGCCGGTGGTGCCACGCTTCCCCTCGACGTCCGGACGCCGCACGGACGTCGACCCGCTCCCCCGCACGCGCAGTGGCGGGCCTGTCCGCCGAGCGGCATGGCCTGGTCCACGCGCCTGCTTCTGTTATCAACACTCTCTCGGGCGGCCGAGCCACGGCGACCGTCACCGCACAGCGCACCCAGCGCGGGCGGCGACCGCGCAGCGAGCCCCGGCGGCCGGCGTCACGCACCGGCGAGGCGCGACAGGCCGGTGCGCAGGTCGTCGGCCGTGG is a genomic window containing:
- a CDS encoding Tat pathway signal sequence domain protein; translation: MTAATNSRPHDDHAPRHEARPLARRTFLAITGATAAVAAGGSAAAAAAPARLPGPVLAGGSHHGGARSERAALAFLQAATDAYPTINTGPRLAQSYTDELGLFSTAFVYDTALAVLALLADGRRSTLATARVLGDGLVYAQEHDPVHDDGRLRQGYNVGPYTFYDGNPQPHGFVQPDGTANIGWQFGFLGTAVGDMAWPGIALLQLYRRTRDRRYKDAAVRIGEWITANTWSTQPLGGFSFGRNGADEPVPNGSTEHNVDCVAFFSMLRTVTRDRAWSRAEAHARAFVARMWEPASGWFWTGTNDGVEINRDPVPLDPATWSWLAMRDRRYSRALDWARTGLAVTDVAGAPTSQMPAGEQVSGVTFSTASLTSTAQYNGITVHPQGVWLEGTGQLATALADRGGRQDRLRARALLTQVQHAQDVLGAGQHLGGVEVDGGVVAASSLLDSGFGFGYFQVQHVGATSWFVFASTATNPMRWGGLD